One Skermanella pratensis genomic window, CGCACTGGTCTTCTCGGTGCCCTGCGGCGTGATCCAGGTGATGTCCTTGACCTCGTCGGCCGATTTCTTGGTGCCGTGAAGGAAGACGGCGCGGCGCAGCACCGGGTGTCGCCGCCGCAGGTCGAGCAGCCGACGGGTGAAGTCGGCGAGGTCGCGCCCGTCGGCGGTCACGCCCGGCCAGTCGATCCAGGAGACTTCGTTGTCCTGGCAGTAGGCGTTGTTGTTGCCGCCCTGGGTCCGTCCGATCTCGTCGCCGGCCAGCAGCATCGGCGTGCCCTGGGAGAGCAGCAGGGTAGTCAGGAAATTGCGGCGCTGGCGCTCCCGCAGGGCGGTGATCTTGGGGTCGGCCGAGGGGCCCTCGACGCCATGGTTCCAGCTGTGGTTCCCGGAATGGCCGTCCCGGTTGCCTTCGCCATTGGCCTCGTTGTGCTTGTGATTGTAGGAGACCAGGTCGTTGAGCGTGAAGCCGTCGTGGGCGGTCACGAAGTTGATGCTGGCCCAAGGCCGCCGCCCATGCCGTTCGAACAGGTCGCTCGATCCCGTCAGCCGGCCGGCCAGTTCCGGCAGCATGCCCTCATCGCCGCGCCAGTAGCGCCGGACGGTGTCGCGGTAGCGGTCGTTCCATTCCGCCCAGCCCGGCGGGAAGCCGCCGACCTGGTACCCGCCGGGGCCAATATCCCACGGCTCGGCGATCAGCTTGACGCCGGACAGCACCGGGTCCTGGCGCACGGCGTCAAGAAAGCCGGAGCCGGCGTCGTAGCCGTGGGTCTCGCGCGCCAGCGTGGTGGCGAGGTCGAAGCGGAAGCCGTCCACATGCATCTCCGACACCCAGTAGCGCAGGCTGTCCATCACCATCTGGAGCACGCGCGGATGGGTGATCGCCAGCGTGTTGCCGGTGCCGGTATCGTCGATATAGAAGCGCTTGTCGCCGGGCATCAGGCGGTAGTAGCTGGCATTGTCGATCCCGCGGAAGCTCAGCGTCGGGCCCATGTGATTGCCCTCGCCGGTGTGGTTGTAGACCACGTCCAGGATCACCTCGATGCCGGCCTCGTGCAGCCGCGCCACCATGGTCTTGAATTCCGACAGGACGCCGGTGGTCATGAACCGGGGCTCGGGCGCGAAGAAGCCGATGGTGTTGTAGCCCCAGTAGTTCCGCAGGCCGCGCTCAACCAAGTGGCGATCGTCGCAGAAAGCCTGGACCGGAAGCAGCTCGATCGAGGTGACGCCCAGCGAGCGCAGCTTGTCGATCACCGACTGAGTGCTGAGCCCGGCGAAGGTGCCGCGGAGCTGAGGCCCGACTTCGGGATCGCGCATGGTGAAGCCGCGGACATGGGCTTCGTAGATGACCGTGTCGCTCCAGGGCACGCGCGGCGCCCGGTCGTTGCCCCAGGTGAAGGCGCGGTCGACCACCCGGCACTTGGGCATGCCGCGCGCATTGTCGCGGCGGTCGAACGACAAGTCCTCGCGGGTCGATCCGACGCGGTAGCCGAAATGGGCGTCGGACCAGCGGAGCGCTCCGAAGAGGGCCTTGGCGTAGGGGTCCAGCAGCAGCTTGTTGGGATTGAACCGGTGGCCGGCCGACGGTTCATAGGGCCCGTGGACCCGGTAGCCGTAGAGGGTGCCCGGCCGAGCCTCCGGCAGGTAGCCGTGCCAGACCTGGTCGGTATATTCGGGCAAGGTCACCCGGTCGATCTCGCGCGTGCCGGTCTTGTCGAACAGGCACAACTCGACCCTGGTGGCGTTGGCCGAGAACAGGGCGAAATTGACGCCGAAGCCATCCCAGGTGGCGCCCAGCGGATAGGACCGCCCGGGCCATACCACGGTGCGCGGGGAGCCCGTCGTCTTCATGTGCGTTCACCGCTCAGGTCGGGAAGGGGATTGGTGCGTGGGAAACCGACGGTCACTTTGCTGCCGCGAAATATGGCGATATCGGATGGTACCTGCTGGGCAAACGCAAGTATGTGAAATCGCCTTGCCGTGCAAGCGCTTCATGACGGGAGCCGAAACCCCGCCCCGCAGCGTTGCCGTCAGGGCATACCGTAGCGCAGCCGGGGCGCCGCGGTCTCGCTCGCGCGTTCGTAGGCGCTGATCGCCTGCCGCCAGGGCTCGATGTAGAGCCCCGTCTTCAGGACCTCCTGCGCCAGGACCTGGGCCACGAACGGAGCGCTGCCGGGGGCCGCCCAGCCGCGCCGGCTTTCGGATGCCGGCTGGGCGGACATCGCGGACCGGTGCGGCGCCTCCGCGTCGTCGCGCCGCGCCGCGGGATCGGCGCGGTCGGATGCGGTCCCGGCGGTGGCGGTGTCTGCCTCGCGCTCCGCCGCCCGCCTCGGGCGGCGGCGCCTCTCGCGCTCGACCTCATCCGCCCGCGCCGGCAGGGAGCGGGCGGGCGTTACCGGCACCAGGCTGCGCGAGTCGGGCAAGGGCTGGATCGGAGAGCGTGAAACGGGGCCGACGGCCATTCCCGTACCGAACCTTCTGCTGGATGGACCTTTGGGGGATTGAACAGCAGTTTCGATCCCGGGGCCTTAAGGAATTCCGAATCCGTGCGACGACGCCGTATTAGCCCCCGGAGAAGCGCTTCGGGCGAGCGCGACGGTTCCGGACGGGGTTACCGGACGGGCGGCAAGCCACCACCCCGCCGGACGCAGGCACCCTTCCGGCGGGCTCCGGCTGCTCGGCTCCCGTCACCAGATCCCGGTCACTCGGCCTTGGACTTCGTGATCGTGACGAGTTGCTTCTGCAGCTCTTCGAGCTGCTTCTGCAGGTCGTCCAGCGTCTTCTCGCTTTCGGCCCGGGCGCGCTGGGCCGCCTGGTCGAACTGCTCCGCCGCGGCCTTGCCCTGCTCGGTCTGCGGTCCGAACGGGGTGAACATCCGCATCGCCCGCTCGAACATCGCCAGGTTCTGCTTGCCCACTTCCTCGAACGTGGTGCCGAACGGGAAGATTCCGCCGATCGTGTTCGAGAAGTAGTCACGCATCTGTTCCTGGTTCCGGGCGAACGACTGCATGCTGTATTCCAGGTAACGGGGCACGACCCACTGCATGTTGTCGCCGTAGAAGCTGATCAGCTGGCGGAGAAAGCTGATGGGCAGAAGGTTCTGTCCTTTGCTTTCCTCCTCCACGATGATCTGCGTCAGCACGGAGCGGGTGATGTCCTCGCCCGTCTTCGCGTCATAGACGACAAAGTCCATCCCGTCCTTGACCATCTGACAGAGGTGGTCCAACGTGACGTAGCTGCTCGTTGCAGTGTTGTACAGCCTGCGATTGGCGTACTTTTTGATCGTGATCGGGGCAACTTTCGCGTCGTCTTTTTCGGCCATTTCGTATGCTTTCACGCGGTGGCATTGCGCTTAAATCCCTCAAGACATTAGGAGTACGCGAAGAAAGCTCCCTTAAGCAAGCTTTCTGCCGCGCCGGCGCCCGCAATTGGGCGGCGACCTGTTCGGGCCGCGACATGCCGTACAATGGCGGCGCCCTGTTCAAATGCGGTAGTTCACTATTATATTCGCCGCCATGGCCAACACATCGGATCAGGAACCGCCCTCCCTGGAAAGCCTCGCGCGCCGCTATCTCGACCTTTGGCAGGACCAATGGTCGGCGCTGGCGGTCGATCCCGAGGTCGCGGAGAATTTCGCCCGCCTGTTCCAGATTCTGGGGCAGGGAGCCGCCGCCATGGCTCCCTTTTCGGCATTCGCCGCGCGCGGCAGCAGTCAACATCAGCAGTTTCATGACCCATTCGCCCCCTTCACGGCCGGCCGACCCATGGCGGATACCCCGACAGGGTCCGCGTCCGCTCGCGCTCCACATGGCGGCGACCCTGACCACGCTGCTGAGCTCGCCCGCCGGATTGCCGTTCTTGAGGAGCGGCTCGATTCCCTGGAAGGGGAGCCTCCGGGACCGCGCCGAGGACCTGCGGGCGGAACTCGCCGGCGTCGATCCTGAAGACTTCGCGCGGGCCGTCGACCGCGAGATGCGGTGGCGCTTCGACGCGCTGCTGACGGGGGTGGAGCGGTACCGGAACCATTCCTACCGCCGCGACCTGGCCGACCCTCCGGTGGTCTGGCGCGAAGGGCCGGCCCGCCTGCTCGATTACGGGACGGACGGCGGCGGGCTGCCCGTCCTGTTCGTCCCGTCGCTGATCAACCGCCATTACATACTCGACCTGTCCGGGGATTGCTCCCTGATGCGCTGGCTGGCGGTCCGCGGTATCCGGCCGCTGCTGCTCGACTGGGGCCGGCCCGGCCCGGCGGAACGCCGCTTCACCATGACCGACTTCGTCGCCGGCCGGCTGGAGCGCGCGCTGAACGCCGTGCTGGACCTTTTCCCCGCGCGACCGGCCGTGGTCGGGTACTGCATGGGCGGCCTGTTGGCGACGGCGCTCGCCCAGCGGCGGCCCCGCGACGTCGCCGGCCTCGCCCTGCTGGCGACGCCCTGGGATTTCCACGGCGACAATCCGGCCATGGCGAAGCGCACGGCGGCCGCCCTGGCGCCGTACGAGCCGGTGCTCGATACCTGGGGCGAACTGCCGGTGGACGCGATCCAGGCGCTGTTCGCCATGCAGGACCCGCTGCAGGTCGCGCGCAAATTCACCCGGTTCGCGCGGATGCCGCCGGACGGTGCCGCCGCCCGGGGGTTCGTGGCCCTGGAGGACTGGCTGAACGACGGCGTGGCACTGCCGGCGGCCGTCGCGCGGGATTGCCTGACCGGCTGGTACGGCCGCAACGACACCGCGGAGGGGCGTTGGACCATCGCCGGCGAGAGCGTCGACCCCGGCAGGCTGCGGCCGCCGGCGCTGGTCATGATCCCGGAGAAGGACCGCATCGTTCCGCCGTGCTCGGCGCGGGCGCTGGCCCAGGCGATCCCCGGCGCAGCCATCCACAATCCCCACCTGGGGCATGTCGGCATGATCGTCAGTGCAGGAGCACAGGCTTTGGTGTGGGAACCCCTTGCCGAATGGCTCCGCAACCGAAGGTGATTATTCCAATCGTTAGGAGACTAGCTTTCTCTTTTCGAATGCGCGACTTAGTGGCGCGGGCAAAACTGTAGGGCGGGCATGAACCCGCAGTGCCTTGCGCCGAAAAATTGCTGGGGCTAGTTTAAGCCGTGCTAAAGGCAGGCCCATAAAAAAATTGCCATCAGCTAAGGAGCGTTCCCCATGACCGAAGTCGTAATCGCCAGCGCCGCGCGCACGCCGATCGGTGCGTTCAACGGCTCGCTGAGCTCGGTACCCGCCCATACCTTGGGCGAAGTGGCGATCCGCGAGGCGCTGAAGCGCGCGGGCGTCGATGCGGGCGAAGTGTCGGAGGTCGTGCTGGGGCAGGTCCTGACCGCCGGCACCGGCCAGAACCCCGCCCGCCAGGCCGCTGTCGCCGCCGGCATCCCGGTGGAGAAGACCGCCTACTCGATCAACCAGCTTTGCGGTTCCGGCCTGCGCACGGTTGCGCTCGGCTATCAGGCGATCAAGCTGGGCGACGCCGACATCGTCGTCGCCGGCGGCCAGGAGAGCATGAGCCTGGCGCCCCACTGCATGCATCTGCGCAACGGCACCAAGATGGGCGACACCCAGCTGATCGACACCATGCTCAAGGACGGCCTGTGGGACGCCTTCAACGGCTACCACATGGGCACCACGGCGGAGAACGTCGCCCAGAAGTGGCAGATCACCCGCGAGCAGCAGGACGAGTTCGCCACCGCCTCCCAGAACAAGGCCGAGGCGGCGATGAAGTCCGGCAAGTTCAAGGACGAGATCATTCCGGTCACCATCAAGACCCGCAAGGGCGACACCGTCGTCGACACCGACGAGTTCCCCAAGGCGGGCGTCACGGTCGATGCCCTGGGCAAGCTGCGCCCGGCCTTCTCGAAGGACGGCTCGGTCACCGCGGGCAACGCGTCGGGCATCAATGACGGCGCCGCGGCGCTGGTGCTGATGGGCGCCGACGCCGCCGCGAAGCGCGGCATCACGCCGCTGGCCCGCATCGTGTCGTGGGCGACCGCCGGCGTCGATCCCGCCATCATGGGTTCCGGCCCGATCCCGGCCAGCCGCCTGGCTCTTCAGCGCGCCGGATGGTCCGTCGACGACCTGGACCTGATCGAGGCCAACGAGGCCTTCGCCGCGCAGGCCTGCGCGGTCAACAAGGATCTCGGCTGGGACAAGTCCAAGGTCAACGTCAACGGCGGCGCCATCGCGCTCGGCCATCCGATCGGTGCGTCCGGCGCCCGCGTCCTGGTCACCCTGCTCCACGAGATGCAGAGGCTCGACGCCAAGAAGGGCCTCGCCACCCTGTGCATCGGCGGCGGCATGGGCATCGCCCTCACCGTCGCGCGCGATTAAGCGGTCCGATTCCTGTTGCTGCACGTCAGCGTTGACATCGGCCCGGATCCGTCCGGCTTGATGCACGTCAACGCGCAGGACATGAACGACTGTTAATACTGTCAGGCTGAGGCCGCACGTCACCGCGGCTTCAGCTTCGACCACCTCGTCAAATCATCATCGCTTTCTGGGGGAGGAATCAATGGCAAGAGTTGCAGTTGTTACCGGCGGCACGCGCGGTATCGGCGAAGCCATTTCGGTCGGTCTGAAGGATGCCGGGTACAAGGTCGCCGCCATTTACGCCGGCAACGACGAGAGGGCCCGTGAGTTCTCCGAGCGGACCGGCATCGCGGTCTACAAGTGGGACGTCGGCAACTTCGAAGCCTGCAAGGAAGGTCTCGCGAAGGTCGCGTCGGAACTGGGTCCGGTCGATATCGTCGTCAACAACGCGGGCATCACCCGCGACGGCGTCATGCACCGCATGACCTACGAGCAGTGGAACGATGTCATCCAGACGAACCTGACGTCCTGCTTCAACATGTGCCGCAGCGTGATCGACGGCATGCGCGAGCGGGGCTTCGGCCGCATCGTCAACATCGGCTCGATCAACGGCCAGGCCGGCCAGTACGGCCAGGTGAACTACGCGGCGGCCAAGTCGGGCATCCACGGCTTTACCAAGGCGCTCGCCCAGGAGGGTGCGGCCAAGGGGATCACCGTCAACGCGATTGCGCCCGGCTACATCGACACCGACATGGTCCGCGCCGTCCCGCCGAACGTGCTGGAGAAGATCGTCGCCAAGGTGCCGGTCGGCCGGCTCGGTAAGGCTTCGGAAATCGCCCGCGGCGTGCTGTTCCTGGTGGCCGATGAGGGCGGCTTCATCACCGGTTCGACCCTGTCGATCAACGGCGGCCAGCACATGTATTGATCCTTCGCCCGTTTGGCGGTGTTAGGATCGACGGGGCGTCCCAGCGGGACGCCCCGTTTCATTTCCGAGGGCTTCATTTCCGAGAGGGAGGACAGATGGTCGAATACGAGGAAGCCAGTCCCGAAGTCCGAGCCGTCTATGACGACATCATGGCGACCCGCAAGACGGACCTGATCAACAATTTCTGGAAGGTCCTGGCAAGCCATCCGCCGACGCTGAAGCGCACCTGGGAGAGCATCAAGGAGGTCATGGCGCCGGGCGCGCTCGATCCGCTGACCAAGGAGATGGTCTATCTCGCGGTCAGCGCCACCAACAACTGCGAATACTGCATCGCGTCGCACACGGCGGCCGCCCGCAAGGCCGGCATGACCGACGAGATGTTGGGCGAGCTGCTGGCCGTCGTCGGCATGGCGAACGAGACCAACCGGCTCGCCAACGGCTACCGGGTCCAGGTGGACGAGCGGTTCAAGTCGTGACCCCGCCCAACCGGAAGCACTCTGATCGGGAATATCCCGACCGTCCGTGGGTCGGCGTCGGCGTGGTGGTGTGGCAGGGCGACCGCGTCCTGCTAATCCGCCGCGGCCGGGCGCCCCGGCTCGGTCAATGGGGCTTGCCGGGCGGCGCGCAGTCGGTCGGCGAGACCCTGTTCGAAGCGGCGGCGCGCGAGGTGCTGGAGGAGACCGGCCTGGTGGTCGACCCGCAGGCGGTGGTGACGGCGCTGGACTCGATCAGCCGCGATTGTGAGGGAGAGGTCCAGTTCCACTACACCCTCGTCGAGGTACTGGCGGAGTGCGCCGAAGGCGATCCGGTCGCGGCCGATGACGCGATGGATGCGCGGTGGGTCACGCCGGAGCAGGTCCCGGACTTGGTCGAGTGGGGGGAGACGACCCGGGTGATTGAGCTGTCCCGGGCATTCCGGCGGGGGATCGCCGGGTAGATTTTTCGGGTCACGCATGGACGGGAACTGAGAGGAGATGCCCGGGCACCTCCTCTCAGTTCCCGTCCATGCAGTAAAAACGGTCAGCTCCGCCTGTCGATCAGGTCCACGAAGCGGTGGAACAGGTAGTGGCTGTCTTCCGGGCCGGGCGAGGCTTCGGGGTGGTACTGGACCGAAAAGATCGGCCTGCCCTTGACCTTCAGTCCCTCGTTGGTGCCGTCGAACAGGCTGACATGGGTCACTTCCACGTCGGCAGGCAGGCTGTCCGGCTTGACCACGAAGCCGTGGTTCTGGCTGGTGATCTCGACCCTTCCGGTCTCCAGGTCCTTGACCGGGTGGTTGGCGCCCCGGTGGCCACGGGGCATCTTCTCCGTCTCGGCGCCCAGCGCCAGCGCCATCAGCTGGTGTCCCAGGCAGATGCCGAACATCGGAACGCCGGTATCCATCAGGCCGCGGATCGTCGGCACGGCATAGGTCCCGGTCGCGGCCGGATCGCCCGGGCCGTTGGACAGGAAGACGCCGTCCGGCTTGTGGCGCATCACGTCCTCGACCGTGGCGGTCGCCGGCACCACCGTCACCTTGGCGCCGGTCCCGGCAAGGCAGCGCAGGATATTGCGCTTGGCGCCGTAGTCGATCGCGACGACGTGGTGGCGCGGGCTCTCCTGCGTCGCGTAGCCCTGGCCGAGCTTCCACATCCCTTCGTTCCAGGAATAGGTCTGGCGGCACGAGACGTCCTTGGCGAGGTCCATGCCTTCCAGCCCCGGCCATTGCCGTGCCTGGGCAATCAACGCCTCCAGGTCGAACCGGCCGTCCGGGGCGTGGGCGATCACGCCGGTCGGGGCGCCGCCGTCACGGATGCGGCGGGTCAGGCGCCGGGTGTCGATGCCTGAGATACCGATCAGGTCGAAGCTCTTGAGCCAGTCGTCCAGGTGACGGGTGGCGCGCCAGTTGGACGGCTCGGTGATGTCGGCACGAAGCACGAGGCCGCGGGCCGCGGGTGTGACCGTCTCGATATCCTCGCCGTTGGCGCCGGTGTTGCCGATATGGGGGAAGGTGAAGGTGATGATTTGCCCGGCATAGCTGGGGT contains:
- the glgX gene encoding glycogen debranching protein GlgX translates to MKTTGSPRTVVWPGRSYPLGATWDGFGVNFALFSANATRVELCLFDKTGTREIDRVTLPEYTDQVWHGYLPEARPGTLYGYRVHGPYEPSAGHRFNPNKLLLDPYAKALFGALRWSDAHFGYRVGSTREDLSFDRRDNARGMPKCRVVDRAFTWGNDRAPRVPWSDTVIYEAHVRGFTMRDPEVGPQLRGTFAGLSTQSVIDKLRSLGVTSIELLPVQAFCDDRHLVERGLRNYWGYNTIGFFAPEPRFMTTGVLSEFKTMVARLHEAGIEVILDVVYNHTGEGNHMGPTLSFRGIDNASYYRLMPGDKRFYIDDTGTGNTLAITHPRVLQMVMDSLRYWVSEMHVDGFRFDLATTLARETHGYDAGSGFLDAVRQDPVLSGVKLIAEPWDIGPGGYQVGGFPPGWAEWNDRYRDTVRRYWRGDEGMLPELAGRLTGSSDLFERHGRRPWASINFVTAHDGFTLNDLVSYNHKHNEANGEGNRDGHSGNHSWNHGVEGPSADPKITALRERQRRNFLTTLLLSQGTPMLLAGDEIGRTQGGNNNAYCQDNEVSWIDWPGVTADGRDLADFTRRLLDLRRRHPVLRRAVFLHGTKKSADEVKDITWITPQGTEKTSAQWSDRHARCIGLLLNGEAGDYMTHDGNPATDDRLLIILNAFHDTVPFILPKVPGGTAWRCLLDTVDSAGRSDRGDLPAGETFEVDGRSAHLFVLVDANPLDLGAH
- the phaR gene encoding polyhydroxyalkanoate synthesis repressor PhaR, translated to MAEKDDAKVAPITIKKYANRRLYNTATSSYVTLDHLCQMVKDGMDFVVYDAKTGEDITRSVLTQIIVEEESKGQNLLPISFLRQLISFYGDNMQWVVPRYLEYSMQSFARNQEQMRDYFSNTIGGIFPFGTTFEEVGKQNLAMFERAMRMFTPFGPQTEQGKAAAEQFDQAAQRARAESEKTLDDLQKQLEELQKQLVTITKSKAE
- a CDS encoding alpha/beta fold hydrolase; its protein translation is MAATLTTLLSSPAGLPFLRSGSIPWKGSLRDRAEDLRAELAGVDPEDFARAVDREMRWRFDALLTGVERYRNHSYRRDLADPPVVWREGPARLLDYGTDGGGLPVLFVPSLINRHYILDLSGDCSLMRWLAVRGIRPLLLDWGRPGPAERRFTMTDFVAGRLERALNAVLDLFPARPAVVGYCMGGLLATALAQRRPRDVAGLALLATPWDFHGDNPAMAKRTAAALAPYEPVLDTWGELPVDAIQALFAMQDPLQVARKFTRFARMPPDGAAARGFVALEDWLNDGVALPAAVARDCLTGWYGRNDTAEGRWTIAGESVDPGRLRPPALVMIPEKDRIVPPCSARALAQAIPGAAIHNPHLGHVGMIVSAGAQALVWEPLAEWLRNRR
- a CDS encoding acetyl-CoA C-acetyltransferase is translated as MTEVVIASAARTPIGAFNGSLSSVPAHTLGEVAIREALKRAGVDAGEVSEVVLGQVLTAGTGQNPARQAAVAAGIPVEKTAYSINQLCGSGLRTVALGYQAIKLGDADIVVAGGQESMSLAPHCMHLRNGTKMGDTQLIDTMLKDGLWDAFNGYHMGTTAENVAQKWQITREQQDEFATASQNKAEAAMKSGKFKDEIIPVTIKTRKGDTVVDTDEFPKAGVTVDALGKLRPAFSKDGSVTAGNASGINDGAAALVLMGADAAAKRGITPLARIVSWATAGVDPAIMGSGPIPASRLALQRAGWSVDDLDLIEANEAFAAQACAVNKDLGWDKSKVNVNGGAIALGHPIGASGARVLVTLLHEMQRLDAKKGLATLCIGGGMGIALTVARD
- the phbB gene encoding acetoacetyl-CoA reductase — translated: MARVAVVTGGTRGIGEAISVGLKDAGYKVAAIYAGNDERAREFSERTGIAVYKWDVGNFEACKEGLAKVASELGPVDIVVNNAGITRDGVMHRMTYEQWNDVIQTNLTSCFNMCRSVIDGMRERGFGRIVNIGSINGQAGQYGQVNYAAAKSGIHGFTKALAQEGAAKGITVNAIAPGYIDTDMVRAVPPNVLEKIVAKVPVGRLGKASEIARGVLFLVADEGGFITGSTLSINGGQHMY
- a CDS encoding carboxymuconolactone decarboxylase family protein, which codes for MVEYEEASPEVRAVYDDIMATRKTDLINNFWKVLASHPPTLKRTWESIKEVMAPGALDPLTKEMVYLAVSATNNCEYCIASHTAAARKAGMTDEMLGELLAVVGMANETNRLANGYRVQVDERFKS
- a CDS encoding NUDIX hydrolase, whose translation is MTPPNRKHSDREYPDRPWVGVGVVVWQGDRVLLIRRGRAPRLGQWGLPGGAQSVGETLFEAAAREVLEETGLVVDPQAVVTALDSISRDCEGEVQFHYTLVEVLAECAEGDPVAADDAMDARWVTPEQVPDLVEWGETTRVIELSRAFRRGIAG
- the carA gene encoding glutamine-hydrolyzing carbamoyl-phosphate synthase small subunit, producing MSENTSAAPAPSAADASRPDGATAVLVLADGTVLWGRGLGAVGASVGEVCFNTSMTGYQEILTDPSYAGQIITFTFPHIGNTGANGEDIETVTPAARGLVLRADITEPSNWRATRHLDDWLKSFDLIGISGIDTRRLTRRIRDGGAPTGVIAHAPDGRFDLEALIAQARQWPGLEGMDLAKDVSCRQTYSWNEGMWKLGQGYATQESPRHHVVAIDYGAKRNILRCLAGTGAKVTVVPATATVEDVMRHKPDGVFLSNGPGDPAATGTYAVPTIRGLMDTGVPMFGICLGHQLMALALGAETEKMPRGHRGANHPVKDLETGRVEITSQNHGFVVKPDSLPADVEVTHVSLFDGTNEGLKVKGRPIFSVQYHPEASPGPEDSHYLFHRFVDLIDRRS